The Nocardioides campestrisoli genome includes a window with the following:
- a CDS encoding zinc metalloprotease, translating to MRHLVTSLALLAGLLAPAAASAAPASPERAPGASPTSSVTADQVAPRPKKKRKKNKTKIRATWSVSTVGLLTPATVSGKVKDKGRIKRKVVLQQKRADGWKKVASTKTNKKGEFSLAVPTQWLYSMKSRLVTKSKKRSPGAKSKTQRISVVPGYAPAGSAQSWSALNPNQRLRWNPCQTITYRVNVAQAPADIEAAIHQSVAEISAATGLRFKFKGYTEAIYGGLPGAGRWQRDTDMVVAFVRPEQTTLDFTNAHAWGGVEKAVWGRDSRGKLGKVTKGGATFDLTTRGGWPYMKAYDTLLHEIGHVVGLGHVDDPTQIMATGVEGPYVFGAGDLTGLRKMGLQSGCVKKLKARGADLLSPEDAGFLVRLP from the coding sequence GTGCGTCATCTCGTCACCTCACTCGCCCTGCTCGCCGGCCTGCTGGCCCCCGCCGCGGCGTCCGCGGCCCCCGCCAGCCCCGAGCGAGCGCCCGGCGCCTCGCCCACCTCCTCCGTGACCGCCGACCAGGTGGCGCCGCGTCCGAAGAAGAAGCGCAAGAAGAACAAGACCAAGATCCGCGCCACCTGGAGCGTGAGCACCGTCGGGCTCCTCACCCCGGCGACCGTCTCCGGCAAGGTGAAGGACAAGGGTCGGATCAAGCGCAAGGTCGTGCTCCAGCAGAAGCGCGCGGACGGCTGGAAGAAGGTCGCCTCGACCAAGACCAACAAGAAGGGCGAGTTCTCCCTCGCCGTGCCGACCCAGTGGCTCTACTCGATGAAGTCCCGTCTGGTGACCAAGAGCAAGAAGCGCAGCCCGGGTGCGAAGTCGAAGACCCAGCGGATCTCCGTCGTGCCCGGCTACGCCCCGGCCGGCAGCGCGCAGAGCTGGTCGGCGCTCAACCCCAACCAGCGCCTGCGGTGGAACCCCTGCCAGACCATCACCTACCGGGTCAACGTCGCCCAGGCGCCTGCTGACATCGAGGCGGCGATCCACCAGTCCGTCGCGGAGATCTCCGCGGCCACCGGCCTCCGCTTCAAGTTCAAGGGCTACACCGAGGCGATCTACGGCGGGCTCCCCGGCGCCGGCCGCTGGCAGCGCGACACCGACATGGTCGTCGCCTTCGTCCGCCCGGAGCAGACCACCCTCGACTTCACCAACGCGCACGCCTGGGGCGGCGTCGAGAAGGCGGTCTGGGGGCGCGACTCCCGCGGGAAGCTCGGCAAGGTGACCAAGGGCGGCGCGACGTTCGACCTCACCACCCGTGGCGGCTGGCCGTACATGAAGGCCTACGACACCCTGCTCCACGAGATCGGGCACGTCGTCGGGCTCGGCCACGTCGACGACCCGACGCAGATCATGGCCACCGGCGTGGAGGGTCCCTACGTGTTCGGCGCCGGCGACCTGACCGGGCTGCGCAAGATGGGCCTGCAGTCGGGCTGCGTCAAGAAGCTGAAGGCGCGCGGCGCCGACCTGCTCTCCCCCGAGGACGCCGGCTTCCTGGTGAGGCTCCCGTGA
- a CDS encoding TA system antitoxin ParD family protein encodes MATTIPTRFDSLMFAAAQTAGERSHRSAAQQLAHWARLGQELEASAALSQRDIDRVLAGQLDYDAVRDIEQAAVRTAWRESIDEDVANLDLRADFATQGRTRVSESDAEGNVTVHVREDEPGAGGATAAR; translated from the coding sequence ATGGCCACCACGATCCCGACCCGGTTCGACTCCCTCATGTTCGCTGCCGCGCAGACCGCGGGGGAGCGGTCGCACCGTAGCGCCGCCCAGCAGCTCGCCCACTGGGCCAGGCTGGGGCAGGAGCTCGAGGCGTCCGCGGCCCTGTCGCAACGAGACATCGACCGTGTGCTCGCCGGACAGCTGGACTACGACGCTGTCCGCGACATCGAGCAGGCCGCCGTCCGGACCGCCTGGCGCGAGAGCATCGACGAGGACGTCGCGAACCTCGACCTGCGTGCCGACTTCGCGACCCAGGGCCGCACCCGCGTCTCCGAGAGCGATGCGGAGGGCAACGTCACGGTCCACGTGCGCGAGGACGAGCCCGGAGCCGGCGGGGCGACCGCCGCCCGGTGA
- a CDS encoding zeta toxin family protein encodes MSTPILHVLAGSNGAGKSTFAEKVLVPRTHLPFVNADVIAARTWPGDRDEQARRALEVSQLAARERDRLIARGASFVTETVFSHPSKVELVTRAHDAGYGVWLHVILVPEDLTVARVADRVAAGGHLVPEERIRARYSRLWALVARARDLADRAVVYDNSSLDAPFRKVAVYEYGQPVGEPRWPGWAPVELMR; translated from the coding sequence GTGAGCACCCCGATCCTGCACGTCCTGGCAGGGTCCAACGGGGCCGGGAAGTCCACCTTCGCCGAGAAGGTCCTCGTGCCACGGACCCATCTGCCGTTCGTGAACGCCGACGTGATCGCCGCGCGGACGTGGCCCGGCGACCGCGACGAACAGGCCCGCCGCGCCCTGGAGGTCTCGCAGCTGGCCGCGCGGGAGCGCGACCGGTTGATCGCCCGGGGAGCCAGCTTCGTCACCGAGACGGTGTTCAGCCACCCGAGCAAGGTCGAGCTGGTCACTCGTGCCCATGACGCCGGGTACGGCGTGTGGCTGCACGTGATCCTCGTCCCCGAGGACCTGACCGTGGCGCGCGTGGCGGACCGGGTCGCTGCCGGTGGTCACCTGGTGCCGGAGGAGAGGATCAGGGCGCGCTACTCGCGGCTGTGGGCGCTGGTGGCCCGGGCCAGGGACCTGGCGGACCGTGCGGTGGTCTACGACAACTCGAGCCTGGACGCACCTTTCCGGAAGGTCGCGGTCTACGAGTACGGGCAGCCGGTGGGCGAGCCCCGGTGGCCGGGATGGGCACCGGTCGAGCTCATGCGCTGA
- a CDS encoding alpha/beta hydrolase — protein sequence MNSQLVIAGQSHSVDWYLPNAGSSALMVLNHGFSRGCGNLRGTSKAIAEKGVMVLCVNGDMTAGNPALASALGDLMTRRSLTPPAGRPLPRRYIVGGHSAGGHFASELGRRLDANGYRDFAGAILFDPVAAGGFTANVEAISDGAARPVLAVTARPSITNLFNNSREALVGLDNPYVGIQLVWSRYTLGMPTGGSCHIDVEGENSDAIGVIGAGCSANATQTARLREFGAAWAKDLATGTRTGAYYCTDANVVSSCGSKVRSLVDLSLPLAAPIR from the coding sequence GTGAACTCACAGCTCGTGATCGCCGGTCAGAGCCACAGCGTCGACTGGTACCTGCCGAACGCCGGCTCCTCTGCGCTGATGGTGCTCAACCACGGTTTCAGCCGGGGTTGCGGCAACCTGCGCGGCACCAGCAAGGCGATTGCCGAGAAGGGCGTCATGGTCCTGTGCGTCAACGGGGACATGACCGCGGGCAACCCGGCGCTCGCCTCCGCCCTGGGCGACCTGATGACGCGGCGCAGCCTGACCCCGCCGGCAGGACGCCCCCTGCCCCGGCGCTACATCGTCGGCGGCCACTCAGCAGGCGGCCACTTCGCCAGCGAGCTGGGCCGTCGTCTCGACGCAAACGGCTACCGGGACTTCGCCGGCGCGATCCTCTTCGACCCCGTCGCAGCCGGAGGATTCACCGCCAACGTGGAGGCCATCTCCGACGGAGCGGCCCGTCCGGTCCTGGCCGTCACTGCTCGCCCCAGCATCACCAACCTCTTCAACAACTCGCGGGAGGCGTTGGTCGGCCTGGACAACCCGTACGTCGGCATCCAGCTCGTCTGGAGCCGGTACACGCTCGGCATGCCCACGGGCGGCAGCTGCCACATCGACGTCGAGGGCGAGAACAGCGATGCGATCGGGGTGATCGGCGCCGGCTGCTCGGCCAACGCCACCCAGACCGCTCGGTTGCGCGAGTTCGGTGCGGCGTGGGCGAAGGACCTGGCCACCGGGACGCGCACCGGGGCCTACTACTGCACTGATGCGAACGTCGTCTCCTCGTGCGGCAGCAAGGTCAGGTCCCTGGTCGACCTGTCACTCCCGCTGGCCGCACCGATCCGCTGA
- a CDS encoding tyrosine-type recombinase/integrase: protein MELVPGRIPDYLLDDSVGLLRADDRVFEAMLDRWRTQQLARGLTTAHIKTSCRIVTRFQEHTNEYPWTWRPHHFEEFLADLRSGERPLKIPTLRSYTTAIRAFTSYVSDTRYGWVAFCERVFNDIPAQIVFDWNSPRHSTDDDVPTGRRALTRNEMQSLFDAADDFVDAEYAKGSKRWLPALRDSTALKVAYAYGLRRRELTRLEYVDFGPNPKVPDYGNFGAVQVRWAKGMKGSGPRRRTVLTTPEFDWVVDLLKHWLSPAGRELFATADRSRSLWPSERAGATSLRTFERAFARAREQAGLPDELTLHCLRHSYVTHLIEADYDPFFVQQQVGHQHSSTTSLYTSVSSDFKQKTIQQMITRRLRLDQKDGDHDG from the coding sequence GTGGAGCTTGTTCCTGGACGGATCCCTGACTATCTACTCGACGACTCCGTCGGGCTACTGCGCGCAGATGATCGCGTCTTCGAAGCGATGCTGGATCGCTGGCGCACGCAGCAGCTGGCGCGCGGCCTGACAACGGCACACATCAAGACGTCGTGCCGGATCGTCACCAGGTTCCAGGAGCACACCAACGAGTACCCGTGGACCTGGCGCCCGCATCACTTCGAGGAGTTCCTTGCCGACCTTCGCTCCGGTGAGCGGCCTCTGAAGATCCCGACGCTGCGGTCCTACACCACGGCCATTCGTGCGTTCACGAGTTATGTCAGCGACACCAGGTACGGGTGGGTGGCGTTCTGCGAACGCGTCTTCAACGACATCCCGGCACAGATCGTCTTCGACTGGAACAGCCCGCGGCACAGCACCGACGACGACGTGCCGACCGGCCGGCGCGCTCTGACCCGCAACGAGATGCAGAGCCTGTTCGACGCCGCCGACGACTTCGTTGACGCCGAGTACGCCAAGGGCAGCAAGCGCTGGCTGCCCGCGCTCCGTGACTCGACGGCGCTGAAGGTCGCCTACGCCTACGGGCTTCGACGCCGCGAGCTGACCAGGCTCGAGTACGTCGACTTCGGCCCCAACCCGAAGGTGCCGGACTACGGGAACTTCGGCGCCGTGCAGGTGCGCTGGGCCAAGGGCATGAAGGGGTCCGGACCGCGGCGCCGCACGGTGCTGACCACTCCGGAGTTCGACTGGGTGGTCGATCTGCTCAAGCACTGGCTCTCCCCCGCGGGCCGAGAACTGTTCGCCACCGCGGACCGCTCCAGGTCCCTATGGCCCTCTGAGCGGGCCGGCGCCACGAGTCTGCGTACCTTCGAGCGCGCCTTTGCGCGGGCCCGTGAGCAGGCTGGCCTGCCCGACGAGCTGACGCTCCACTGCCTGCGCCACTCGTATGTGACGCACCTGATCGAAGCCGACTACGACCCGTTCTTCGTCCAGCAGCAGGTCGGCCACCAGCACTCCTCGACGACCTCGCTGTACACATCGGTCTCCTCGGACTTCAAGCAGAAGACCATCCAGCAGATGATCACCCGGCGCCTACGACTCGACCAGAAGGACGGCGACCACGATGGCTGA
- a CDS encoding peptidylprolyl isomerase — protein sequence MTPRRTSARRSALLFAGLLLTPALAACGDDSGDTATESTSPESGGTGAACAYESDGQEPSREVTAPPEQAEVSGEVQASVETSIGTLNAVLDAETAPCTVGSFASLAEQGYYDDTPCHRLTTGGIFVLQCGDPTGTGTGGPGYTVPDELEQAEEGGYPAGVLAMANTGQPDTGGSQFFIVYDDTQLPPSYTVFGELDEKSVELVRDVAKKGTADGGPDGAPATEVTIESVSLD from the coding sequence GTGACGCCGCGACGTACGTCGGCCCGCCGCTCCGCGCTGCTGTTCGCAGGCCTGCTGCTGACGCCTGCGCTCGCCGCGTGCGGCGACGACTCGGGTGACACGGCCACCGAGAGCACCTCCCCGGAGTCGGGCGGCACCGGCGCTGCGTGCGCCTACGAGTCCGACGGCCAGGAGCCCTCGCGCGAGGTCACCGCTCCTCCGGAGCAGGCCGAGGTCAGCGGTGAGGTGCAGGCCAGCGTCGAGACCAGCATCGGGACGCTGAACGCCGTGCTGGACGCGGAGACGGCGCCCTGCACGGTCGGCAGCTTCGCCTCGCTGGCCGAGCAGGGGTACTACGACGACACCCCGTGCCACCGGCTCACCACCGGGGGCATCTTCGTGCTCCAGTGCGGCGACCCGACCGGCACCGGGACCGGCGGTCCCGGCTACACCGTGCCGGACGAGCTGGAGCAGGCGGAGGAGGGCGGGTACCCCGCCGGCGTCCTCGCGATGGCCAACACCGGTCAGCCGGACACCGGCGGCTCGCAGTTCTTCATCGTCTACGACGACACGCAGCTCCCGCCGAGCTACACGGTCTTCGGCGAGCTGGACGAGAAGAGCGTCGAGCTGGTCCGCGACGTCGCGAAGAAGGGCACCGCCGACGGCGGTCCCGACGGCGCCCCCGCGACCGAGGTGACCATCGAGTCGGTCTCCCTGGACTGA
- the bsh gene encoding choloylglycine hydrolase: protein MCTSIRFSDESSNLYLARNLDWTVGYGERVVLTPTAYETRSPFGAVPRIEHAVIGMGIVEEDTPLYFDCGNDAGLAVAGLNFPGYASYAREPADGATNVAAFEFPLWVASQFTSVDEVEGALEDVVVVDRPINEKYPSSLLHWIIGDSTRAIVVEATDQGVQVFDDDVDVLANQPGFGWHHENLRNYLNVSPEFPEETALGRAQLRPFGSGSHMRGIPGDYYSPSRFVRAAYVHAHYPAKTTEEENVSRAFHTLQQVAMVDGSAAMGDGDFEKTIYTGLYSGRTKTYYWNTYDDPAIQSVAMADHASDGDKLVVC, encoded by the coding sequence ATGTGCACGAGCATCAGGTTCTCCGACGAGAGCAGCAATCTCTACCTGGCACGCAACCTCGACTGGACGGTCGGCTACGGCGAGCGGGTCGTGCTGACTCCCACGGCGTACGAGACCAGGTCACCGTTCGGGGCGGTGCCCCGGATCGAGCACGCCGTGATCGGCATGGGGATCGTGGAGGAGGACACGCCGTTGTACTTCGACTGCGGCAACGACGCGGGTCTGGCGGTGGCGGGGCTGAACTTCCCGGGCTACGCGAGCTACGCCCGGGAGCCGGCGGACGGCGCGACCAACGTCGCCGCCTTCGAGTTCCCGCTCTGGGTGGCCTCCCAGTTCACCAGCGTCGACGAGGTCGAGGGCGCACTCGAGGACGTCGTGGTCGTCGACAGGCCGATCAACGAGAAGTACCCCAGCTCCTTGCTGCACTGGATCATCGGCGACTCGACGCGCGCCATCGTGGTGGAGGCCACCGACCAAGGCGTGCAGGTCTTCGACGACGACGTCGACGTCCTGGCCAACCAGCCGGGTTTCGGGTGGCACCACGAGAACCTGCGCAACTACCTCAACGTCTCGCCCGAGTTTCCCGAGGAGACCGCCCTGGGGCGGGCGCAGCTGCGTCCGTTCGGGTCCGGGTCGCACATGCGCGGCATCCCGGGGGACTACTACTCGCCGTCGCGATTCGTGCGCGCGGCCTACGTCCACGCGCACTACCCGGCCAAGACGACCGAGGAGGAGAACGTCAGCAGGGCGTTCCACACGCTCCAGCAGGTCGCGATGGTGGACGGCAGCGCGGCCATGGGCGACGGCGACTTCGAGAAGACCATCTACACCGGGCTCTACTCGGGACGGACGAAGACGTACTACTGGAACACCTACGACGACCCGGCGATCCAGAGTGTGGCGATGGCCGATCACGCGTCCGACGGGGACAAGCTCGTCGTCTGCTGA
- a CDS encoding helix-turn-helix domain-containing protein, with amino-acid sequence MGYHWRLRQVMAEHNLWKTTELIPLLKSRGVNLSNAQVHRLVTQPPERIPARTFAALCDIFDCTPNDLFEPYVEMRAAATANAPKRPEDLGIKPGSPIARRVRVIPDEPDS; translated from the coding sequence GTGGGCTACCACTGGCGCCTGCGTCAGGTGATGGCCGAACACAACCTCTGGAAGACCACCGAGCTCATCCCGCTGCTCAAGTCCCGCGGCGTCAACCTGTCCAACGCACAGGTGCACCGGCTCGTCACCCAGCCACCCGAACGCATCCCCGCCCGGACGTTCGCGGCCCTGTGCGACATCTTCGACTGCACGCCCAACGACCTGTTCGAGCCCTACGTCGAAATGCGCGCTGCCGCTACCGCGAACGCCCCCAAACGCCCCGAAGACCTCGGCATCAAGCCCGGCAGCCCGATCGCTCGCCGGGTCCGCGTCATTCCAGACGAGCCGGACAGCTGA
- a CDS encoding dihydrofolate reductase family protein — MRTLTYAMNLSLDGYVAAPDGDLTWSTPSDELFQFWSDRVGETGQALYGRRLWEGMSSHWPTADQQPDAAPAHVEFSRRWREMPKVVFSSTLDSVGWNARLVTGDAMTEIRRLKEEDGDGHLDIGGASLAAAAMRAGLIDEYTIVTHPVLIGSGTPFFTALERWVGLDLVENRAFPDGVLMTRYETRR; from the coding sequence ATGCGGACGCTGACCTACGCCATGAACCTCAGCCTGGACGGCTACGTCGCGGCACCCGACGGCGACCTCACCTGGAGCACGCCGAGCGACGAGCTCTTCCAGTTCTGGTCGGACCGGGTGGGGGAGACCGGCCAGGCGCTGTACGGCCGGAGGCTGTGGGAGGGGATGAGCTCGCACTGGCCGACCGCCGACCAGCAACCTGACGCCGCACCCGCGCACGTCGAGTTCTCGCGGCGCTGGCGGGAGATGCCGAAGGTGGTCTTCTCCTCGACGCTCGACTCGGTGGGCTGGAACGCCCGCCTGGTCACCGGGGACGCGATGACCGAGATCCGTCGGCTCAAGGAGGAGGACGGCGACGGCCACCTGGACATCGGCGGTGCGTCGCTCGCCGCGGCGGCCATGCGGGCCGGGCTGATCGACGAGTACACGATCGTCACCCATCCGGTGCTGATCGGGAGCGGGACGCCGTTCTTCACTGCGCTGGAACGCTGGGTGGGCCTGGACCTGGTGGAGAACCGCGCGTTTCCCGACGGCGTGCTCATGACGAGGTACGAGACGAGACGCTGA
- a CDS encoding carboxylesterase/lipase family protein: MSFPLARRFFARLTVPALALGMAALPLAAPAAPAAPKPPGDDGTTVRVSGGPVRGTVEDGLRVFQGIPYAAPPVGDLRFERPQPVKPWRGTLDATAPRSQCAQLGNGTGNPTTFVEDCLYLNVTTPAGRSARRAGLPVMVWIHGGSFLTGDGASYDAGKLATRGDVVVVTINYRLGPFGFLNHPDLGTSNAALLDQQAALRWVQRNARAFGGNPRNVTVFGESAGSASVCANIASPQARGLFRRAIAQSYSCTADFATLASSQAAAETYSAAVGCAEDTAACLRRTDPETLLRAWTSGAFAVGGAALPRQPGQALADGTANRVDLMHGNTLDENRLFIPLQYGTALTAAQYVGAIRATFGPAADAVLARYPLDAYASPIIALSTVFSDYGSPLSTCSHVDAYDTAQDRTRVYAYQFQDRTADPLVPLLGTANGAAHATELPYLFPGLFGDGLDPEQEKLSDAMVSYWTSFARHGRPSGRGLPRWPEYDGAGDVLALDLQSAGGIRAEDVAAAANCSFWRQLG, from the coding sequence ATGTCGTTTCCGCTCGCGCGTCGATTCTTCGCCCGTCTGACCGTCCCCGCCCTGGCCCTCGGCATGGCCGCGCTGCCACTCGCGGCCCCGGCTGCTCCTGCGGCACCCAAGCCGCCCGGGGATGACGGCACCACGGTGCGGGTCTCGGGCGGCCCCGTCCGTGGCACCGTCGAGGATGGCCTCCGCGTCTTCCAGGGCATCCCTTACGCCGCGCCACCCGTGGGTGACCTGCGGTTCGAGCGGCCCCAGCCGGTGAAGCCGTGGCGCGGCACGCTCGACGCGACGGCGCCTCGTTCGCAGTGCGCCCAGCTCGGCAACGGGACGGGCAATCCCACCACCTTCGTCGAGGACTGCCTGTACCTCAACGTCACCACGCCTGCCGGCCGCTCGGCGCGGCGTGCGGGGCTGCCCGTGATGGTGTGGATCCACGGGGGTTCGTTCCTGACCGGCGACGGCGCCAGCTACGACGCCGGCAAGCTCGCGACCCGCGGCGATGTCGTGGTGGTGACGATCAACTACCGCTTGGGCCCGTTCGGCTTCCTCAACCACCCCGACCTCGGGACGAGCAACGCTGCCCTGCTCGATCAGCAGGCGGCGCTGCGGTGGGTGCAGCGCAACGCCCGCGCCTTCGGCGGCAACCCGCGCAACGTGACGGTCTTCGGCGAGTCAGCCGGCAGCGCGTCCGTGTGCGCCAACATCGCCTCGCCGCAGGCGCGCGGCCTGTTCCGCCGGGCGATCGCCCAGAGCTACTCGTGCACGGCCGACTTCGCGACACTGGCGAGCTCGCAGGCAGCGGCCGAGACGTACAGCGCCGCGGTCGGCTGCGCCGAGGACACCGCCGCCTGCCTGCGACGCACCGACCCGGAGACTCTGCTGCGCGCATGGACGAGCGGCGCGTTCGCCGTCGGAGGCGCCGCGCTCCCCCGGCAGCCGGGTCAGGCACTCGCGGACGGCACGGCCAACCGGGTCGACCTGATGCACGGAAACACGCTCGACGAGAACCGTCTCTTCATCCCGCTCCAGTACGGCACTGCGCTGACCGCGGCCCAGTACGTCGGGGCGATCCGCGCGACCTTCGGCCCGGCTGCGGACGCCGTGCTCGCGCGATACCCCCTGGACGCCTACGCCTCGCCGATCATCGCGCTGTCCACGGTCTTCAGCGACTACGGCAGCCCGCTCTCGACGTGCAGCCACGTGGACGCCTACGACACTGCCCAGGACCGCACGCGGGTGTACGCCTACCAGTTCCAGGACCGCACGGCCGACCCGCTGGTCCCGCTGCTCGGCACGGCGAACGGCGCGGCGCACGCGACCGAGCTCCCCTACCTCTTCCCCGGCCTGTTCGGCGATGGCCTCGACCCCGAGCAGGAGAAGCTGTCCGACGCGATGGTGTCGTACTGGACCAGCTTCGCCCGCCACGGCCGCCCTTCCGGCAGGGGTCTCCCCCGGTGGCCCGAGTACGACGGCGCGGGCGACGTGCTGGCGCTCGACCTCCAGAGTGCCGGCGGGATCCGTGCCGAGGACGTGGCGGCAGCGGCGAACTGCAGCTTCTGGCGGCAGCTCGGCTGA
- a CDS encoding amidase, translated as MTLTLPRRRAASAFAAAALAAALLAPQSGLEAVGAPISASPSSLSQSPALHGQDPTTLTISETLTALKWRRTTSVELVKAFQARIDTYEPFYNAFTQLNPGALADAAASDARRRNPFRKVRPLEGVPIVIKDSLDVKGMPTTSGWPLTSPVAGGIALVPETDAPLVRRLREAGAIFLGKTNLPILAGSGSNANNSAYGPTFNVLDRAWAPGGSSTGSATAVAGDFAVAGIAEETGGSIQNPASAQSLYAVKPTFGLIPNTGNFPLAGLTRDVLGPLTKSVEDAAIMLDVLAGYTPEDTKTRGAVVPRRGYTSQLSRYALLGKRIGLYGPGWRTGNNSDLSPETAQLYARAVQNLKRQGAIVVEDPFAGSGFHELRGAGGVTNAGNNAAIQAYLRRLGPSAAVNSVEELNAWADANGFESDTRVNNMLEGANEQPDLSGFLANRDNYLRIFESVMKKHRLDALMYPQQVREVGPVFGGSVSASTVSEINIAQLPGVVVPDGAYASGKPFNLLFLDRKWTEAELLGYAYDYADAYGGRLVNRELETTPADTTAPTVTIKEGSVQTGGAYTSISLQLYDAGNVARVVLNETETDLPDSVSPALDDVRPGVLGAKQGPNTLKVYDVFGNEATLEFALQ; from the coding sequence ATGACCCTCACCCTGCCCAGGCGTCGCGCAGCAAGCGCCTTCGCCGCGGCCGCACTCGCAGCCGCCCTGCTCGCACCGCAATCCGGCCTCGAGGCGGTCGGTGCGCCGATCTCCGCCTCGCCCTCGTCCTTGTCGCAGAGTCCTGCTCTGCATGGCCAGGACCCCACGACCCTCACCATCTCGGAGACCCTCACCGCCCTGAAGTGGCGCCGGACCACCTCAGTGGAGCTGGTGAAGGCGTTCCAGGCACGCATCGACACCTACGAGCCGTTCTACAACGCCTTCACCCAGCTCAACCCCGGCGCGCTCGCCGACGCGGCTGCTTCGGACGCGCGACGTCGCAACCCCTTCCGCAAGGTCCGTCCGTTGGAGGGGGTGCCGATCGTCATCAAGGACTCCCTGGACGTCAAGGGCATGCCGACCACGTCCGGTTGGCCGCTGACCTCGCCCGTCGCCGGCGGCATCGCCCTGGTCCCGGAGACCGATGCCCCGCTCGTCCGGCGGCTGCGGGAGGCGGGTGCGATCTTCCTCGGCAAGACCAACCTGCCGATCCTCGCCGGCAGCGGGTCCAACGCCAACAACAGCGCCTACGGCCCGACGTTCAACGTGCTCGACCGGGCCTGGGCGCCGGGCGGCTCCTCGACCGGCTCCGCGACGGCCGTGGCCGGTGACTTCGCCGTGGCGGGGATCGCCGAGGAGACGGGCGGGTCGATCCAGAACCCCGCGTCCGCCCAGAGCCTCTACGCCGTCAAGCCCACCTTCGGCCTGATCCCCAACACGGGCAACTTCCCGCTGGCGGGGCTCACGCGGGACGTCCTGGGGCCCCTGACCAAGAGCGTCGAGGACGCGGCGATCATGCTCGACGTCCTGGCCGGCTACACACCGGAGGACACCAAGACCCGCGGGGCCGTCGTGCCACGGCGCGGCTACACCTCCCAGCTCTCCCGCTATGCCCTGCTGGGCAAGCGCATCGGCTTGTACGGGCCGGGGTGGCGGACCGGGAACAACAGCGACCTCTCCCCCGAGACGGCCCAGCTCTACGCCCGGGCGGTCCAGAACCTGAAGCGGCAGGGCGCCATCGTGGTGGAGGACCCCTTCGCGGGCTCCGGCTTCCACGAGCTGCGCGGGGCAGGAGGCGTGACGAACGCCGGCAACAACGCCGCGATCCAGGCCTACCTGCGGCGGCTGGGACCGAGCGCCGCCGTCAACTCGGTCGAGGAGCTCAACGCCTGGGCGGACGCCAACGGCTTCGAGAGCGACACCCGCGTCAACAACATGCTGGAGGGAGCGAACGAGCAGCCGGACCTCTCGGGATTCCTGGCCAACCGCGACAACTACCTGCGGATCTTCGAGTCGGTGATGAAGAAGCACAGGCTGGACGCCTTGATGTACCCCCAGCAGGTTCGCGAGGTCGGTCCGGTCTTCGGCGGCAGCGTGTCGGCCAGCACGGTCTCGGAGATCAACATCGCCCAGCTCCCGGGCGTGGTCGTCCCTGACGGGGCGTACGCCAGCGGCAAGCCGTTCAACCTGCTCTTCCTGGACCGCAAGTGGACCGAGGCCGAGCTTCTCGGTTACGCGTACGACTACGCCGACGCCTACGGCGGGCGCCTCGTCAACCGCGAGCTGGAGACCACGCCGGCCGACACCACCGCGCCCACGGTGACGATCAAGGAAGGGTCGGTCCAGACCGGCGGCGCCTACACGTCGATCTCGCTCCAGCTCTACGACGCCGGCAACGTCGCCCGGGTCGTGCTGAACGAGACCGAGACCGACCTGCCGGACAGCGTCTCCCCGGCGCTCGACGACGTCAGGCCCGGGGTCCTGGGCGCGAAGCAGGGCCCGAACACCCTCAAGGTCTACGACGTCTTCGGCAACGAGGCCACCCTGGAGTTCGCCCTGCAGTAG